CTGAGCGCGCTGTACCAGTCCTTCGCGATGGGAGCCCCATCGCCTCTGCCGGAGCTCCGCTTGCAGTACGCGGACTACGCGGTCTGGCAGCGAGGCTGGTTGAAGGCGGAGGCGCTGGAGGCGCAGCTGTCCTGGTGGCGCAATCACCTCGCGGGTGCCTCGCCCGTGCTGGAACTGCCCACGGACTTCCCCCGGGCCTCCGTCCAGGGCTTCCACGGCGCGAGCCGCTCCCGTCGGTTGTTCTCCCCCGAGCAGGCCGAGTCCCTCCATTCGCTCTGCCGCGCCGAGGGCACCACGCTCTTCATGCTCCTGCTCGCGGGGCTCGAAGTGGTCCTCTCCCGCTACTCGGGGCAGGACGACTTCATCATCGGCACGGACATCGCCAACCGTCACCACGGGGAGACCGAGGGCCTCATCGGCTTCTTCATCAACCAGTTCGCCCTGCGCGCCCGGCTGGAGGGAGACCCCTCCTTCCGTGAGCTGCTGGGCCGCGTGAAGGACACCACCCTGGGTGCCTATGCGCACCAGGACCTGCCCTTCGAGGAGCTGGTCAAGGACCTCAACCCCGAGCGCAGCCAGGGCCACAACCCGCTCTTCCAGGTCAAGCTGGTGCTCCAGAACCAGCCTGTCACGGAGGTGTCCGTGCCGGGCCTCACCCTGCGCAGCGCGGGCGTGGAGACGGGGACGTCCCGGCTGGACGTCACGCTCGCCGTCGTGGAGAGCGCGGAGGGCGTGGGCTGCACCTGCGAGTACCGCACGGGCCTCTTCGAGGCGGCGACCATCGACCGGATGGTGAACCACCTCGTCAACGTGCTGCACGCCGCCGTGGCGTCCCCCGAGGCGCGCCTGTCCTCCCTCTCGCTGCTCTCCGAGGACGAGCGACAGCAGGTCCTCATCAAGTGGAGCGCCACCGGCCGGCAGCCGCTGGAGGCCCTCTGCGCGCATGAGCTCTTCGAGCGACAGGTGGCCCTCGCGCCCGACGCCGAGGCCGTCCGTTTCGAGGGTCAGTCCCTCACGTACGCGCAGCTCGAGGCCCGCGCCAACCAGCTGGCGCATCACCTCCGCGCGCTCGGCATCCGCCCCGAGGTGCCCGTGGCGCTCTGCGTGGAGCGCTCGCTGGAGACCGTCATCGGCATGCTGGGCATCCTCAAGGCCGGCGGCGCGTGGGTGCCGATGGACGCGAGCCATCCTCCCGAGCGACTCGCGTACATCCTCCGCGACAGCGCCGCGCCGGTCCTCATCACCACGGACGCCCTCGCGGACCTCATCCCCGTGGGCGGCGAGCAGCTCGTCCTGCTGGACGTGGAGGCCTCCTGCCTCGCCGCGCTGCCCACGTCCCCGCCCGTCACCGGGCTGACGCCCCGCAACCTCGCGTACGTCATCTACACCTCGGGCAGCACCGGCCAGCCCAAGGGCGCCCTGCTCGCGCACGAGGGCCTGTGCAACACGGCGCTCCAGACAGGCCGGCACCTGCGCCTCGACGGTGGGGCGCGTGTCCTCCAGTTCTTCTCCGCCGCGTTCGATGCCTCCGTCTGGGAAGTCTTCGGGACCTTGCTGGCGGGGGCGACGCTGGTGCTCGCGCCTCGTGAGCGCCTGCTCCCGGGCGCGCCCCTGCGCACGCTGCTGCGCGAGGAGTCCATCACCGCCGTGTCCCTGACGCCCTCGGTGCTCGCGCAGCTGGAGCCAGACGAGGACACCCCGCTGCGGACGCTCGTGTCCGCGGGCGAGGCCTGCACGCCCGAGCTGGTGGCACGTTGGGGCGGGCGCGCGCGGATGCTCAACGCGTATGGCCCCACGGAGGTCGCCGTGTGCGCCACCATCAGCGAGCCCCTGGTTCCAGGCCGACGCGTCACCATCGGCCGCCCGTGGGACAACGTGGGGGCGTTCGTGCTGGATGCGTCGCTGCGGCCCGTCCCCGCGGGTGTGCCCGGTGAGCTGTGCGTGGAGGGCGTGGGGCTCGCGCGCGGCTACCATCGCCAGCCCGCGCTCACCGCCGAGCGCTTCGTCCCGCATCCGTTCTCGACGACGCCGGGTGCCCGCCTGTACCGCACGGGAGACCGCGTGCGGTGGCTGGACTCCGGGGAGCTGGAGTACCTGGGCCGGCTGGACCTCCAGGTGAAGCTGCGCGGCTACCGCGTGGAGCCGGGCGAGGTGGAGGCCGTCCTCGGACAGCAGCCCTCCGTGCGCGAGGTCGTCGTGGCCGTGCGTGAGGACGCGCCCGGAGACCCCCGCCTCGTGGCCTACGTCGTCCCGGCGCCGGAGGCCCAGGTGGACGTGGAGGTGCTGCGCGCGTCGTTGGCGGCGCGGCTGCCGTCACACATGGTGCCCTCGGCCTTCGTCGTGCTGGGCTCGCTGCCGCTGACATCCAGCGGCAAGGTGGACCGCAAGGCCCTGCCGGCCCCGGAGCAGGAGCGGCAGGCGCGAGGCGTGGACTTCGTCGGGCCGCGGACCCCCACCGAGGAGCTGCTCGCGGACCTCTTCGCGCAGGTCCTCGGGGTGCCTCGCGTCGGACCTCGGGAGGACTTCTTCGAGCTGGGGGGACACTCCCTGCTCGCCACGCAGGTGGCGGCGCGTGTCCGCGCGGCCCTGGGCGTGGAGCTGCCCGTGCGCGTCCTGTTCGAGTCGCCCACGGTGGAGAAGCTGGCGGTATGGCTGGAGGCCGAGCGGCGCGCGGGCGAGGCTCCGGCGCGGCCTCCCCTGACGCCACGGCTTCACTCGGGACCCGCGCCCCTGTCCTTCGCCCAGCAGCGCCTGTGGTTCCTGGAGCAGCTGTCTCCAGGTGGCACGGTGTACACGGTGCCAGCGGTCGTCCGCATCGAGGACACGCTGGACGTCTCCGCCCTGGAGCGCGCGTTCGCGGAGCTGGTCCGCCGGCACGAGGCGCTGCGCACCGTCTTCCGCGCCGAGGAGGGCGCGCCCGTCCAGGTCGTCCTCCCCGACGCGCGCTCCACGCCGCGGCTCGTGTCGCTGGAGGCGCTGCCGCCCTCCCAGCACGACGCGGCGCTGCGGCGACTGCTGGACGCGGAGGTCGGGACTCCCTTCGACCTGGAGCGCGGACCGCTGCTGCGGGTCGTCCTGGTGCGACTGTCGGAGCGGGCGCATGTGCTCGCGCTGGTGATGCACCACATCGTCTCGGATGGCTGGTCCATGGGCGTGCTGGTGCGGGAGCTCGTCGCGCTCTACGAGGCGTATTCGAGCGGACAGCCGTCGCCCCTGGCCGAGCTGGTGGTGCAGCCCGCGGACCACGCGGTGTGGCAGCGAGGATGGCTGCGCGACGCGGAGCTGGAGCGGCAGACGGGCTACTGGCGCAAGCAGCTGGCCGGCGCGCCGAGCGCCCTCGACCTGCCGACGGACCGGCCGCGCCCCGCCGTCCAGTCGCCGGAGGGCGCGTCGCTGCCGTTCGAACCGGGCCCCTCGCTGTCCGCCGCCATCAAGGCCTTCGCCCAGCGAGAGGCGGTGACGCCGTTCATGGTGGTGCTGACGGCGTTCCAGGTGCTGCTGGCGCGCTACTCCGGACAGGACGACGTGTCCGTCGGCACACCCGTCGCGGGCAGGACCCAGGCGGAGACGGAGGGCCTGGTGGGCTTCTTCGTCAACACGCTGGTGCTGAGGACCCGGCTGGAGGGCCACCCGACGTTCCGCGCGCTCCTCTCCCAGGTGCGGGACGTGACGCTGGATGCGTACGCGAACCAGGACGTCCCCTTCGAGAAGCTCGTGGAGGAGCTGCGCCCGGAGCGCAGCCTGAGCCACGCGCCGCTCTTCCAGGTGATGCTCACCTTCGACACCACGCCCGGGGCGGGGAGCGCGACGTCGCGCGGGCCCACGCTGCGCCCCGTGGAGCTGGAGCTACGCCAGTCCCGGTTCGACCTCACGCTGGGCCTCGCGACCACGGAGCGCGGGTTCTCGGGCAACCTCGAGTACAGCACCGCGCTGTTCGACCGAGGGACGATGGAGCGACTGCTGTCACGGCTGACGATGCTCCTGGGCGGCGCGCTGGCGCAACCGGATGCGCGGGTGCGCGACCTGCCGTGGCTCACGGAGGCCGAGCGACACCAGCTCCTCGTGGAGTGGAACTCCGCTCCCGCGCCGGTGGGCCCCGAGGCCTGCCTGCACGAGCTCTTCGAGGCCCAGGTGGCGCGCACGCCCGAGGCGGTGGCGGTGACGCACGGCGGACGGACGCTCTCGTACCGCGCGCTGGACCTGCGGGCCAACGCCGTGGCGCACCGGCTGCGAGCGGCGGGAGTCGCGCCGGAGACGCGGGTGGGCCTGTGCGTGGAGCGCTCGGAGGAGCTGCTCGTCGCCATCCTGGGCATCCTCAAGGCGGGTGGGGCGTATGTGCCGTTGGATGCGACGCATCCGCGCGCGCGGCTGGCCTTCATCCTCGAGGAGGCGCGTCCCCGCGTCATCGTGGGCCACCGCCGCGCGCTCGCCGCGCTCCCGGAGTCGGCAGTGGCCTGCCTCGCGCTCGACGAGGGCGCGTGGGCGCGCGAGGAGCGGAGCGCGGCCCCGGAGTCGGGCGTGCACTCGGCGCAGCTGGCGTACGTGCTCTACACCTCGGGCTCCACCGGGCGCCCCAAGGGCGTGGCGCTCGAGCACCGCAACGCCGTGGCCTTCGTGCGCTGGGCGGGTGGCAGCTTCACGCGCGAGCAGCTCGCGGGGGTCCTCGCCTCGACCTCCGTCACCTTCGACCTCTCCATCTTCGAGCTGTTCGCCCCCCTGTCGGTGGGAGGCACGGTGGTGATGGCGCGCAACGCGCTGGAGCTGCCGACGCTGCCGGAGGCGGAGCGGGTGACGCTCGTCAACACGGTGCCCTCCGCGATGGCGGAGCTGGTGCTCGCGCGGGGCGTGCCGGCGTCGGTGACGACGGTGAACCTGGCGGGTGAGCCCCTGCGCAACGCCCTGGTGCAGGCGCTCCACGAGGCCGCGCCCGGAGTGCGTCAGGTGCTCAACCTCTACGGCCCGACGGAGGACACGACGTACTCCACCTTCGCGCTGGCGCCACGGGACTCGCGCGTGGAGCCGACCATCGGACGCCCCCTGGCCGGCACGCGCGCCTACGTGCTGGACGAGGGGATGCGACCCGTCCCGGTGGGCGTCACCGGCGAGCTGTACCTGGGCGGCGTCGGTCAGGCCCGTGGCTACTTCGAGCGGCCCTCGCTGACGGCGGAGCGCTTCGTGCCGGACCCGTTCGGCGTCGAGCCAGGGGCCCGGCTGTACCGGACGGGAGACCGGGTGCGGTACGCACCGGACGGCGCGCTGCTCTACCTCGGACGCACCGACGAGCAGGTGAAGGTGCGCGGCTTCCGCATCGAGCCGGGGGAGGCGGAGGCGACGCTGCGCGAACATCCGCAGGTGCGTGATGCGCGGGTGGTGGCGCGTGAGGACGGCGCGAGCGGGAAGCGGCTCGTTGCCTACATCGTGGCCCGGGAGGGCGGAGCGCTGGAGTCCGCGGGGCTGCGGGACCACTGCCGCGAGCGCCTGCCGGACTTCCTGGTGCCGTCGGCCTTCGTCGTGCTGCCCGCGTTGCCGCTGACGCCCAACGGAAAGCTGGACCGGCGCGCGTTGCCCGCGCCCGAGGCCGTGAGCGCGGACACATCGACGCCGCTCGTGGCGCCACGCGATGCGTTGGAGTGGCAGCTGGCGCGGCTCTTCGAGTCCCTGCTGGGACGGCGCGTCGGCGTGACGACGGGCTTCTTCGAGGCGGGTGGCCACTCGCTGCTGGCGATGCGGCTGGTGTCGATGATTCGCAAGCAGCTGGGGCGGGAGCTCCCGCTCGTGTCGGTGTTCCAGGCGGACACCGTGGAGTCGCTCGCGGCGCTCCTGCGGCGCGGGCCCGGCCAGCGCTCCTCGCGGGTGACGCTCGCGGCGACGGGCTCGGGGCGCCCCTTCTTCTGCGTCCACCCCGTCAGTGGCAGTGTCCTGGCGTACTCGGAGCTGGTGCGACGGTGGCCGGCCGAGGTCCCCTTCCACGCGTTCCAGTCCGCGGGGCTGGAGGGAGACGTGGCGCCGCGCGAGAGCATCCAGGCAATGGCGGAGGCCTACCTGGAGGAGCTGGTGGAGGCGCAGCCCACGGGCCCATATCGGCTCGGCGGCTGGTCGCTGGGCGGACTGGTGGCGTACGAGATGGCCCGCCTGCTGGAAGGACGAGGCGAGCGGGTGGAGCTGCTCGCGCTCATCGACGCGCCCGCCGTGGAGCAGCCTCCGCCCCAGGGAGACTCCGCGCGTTGGAGCGTCGAGCGGTTCGTCGAGGCGGCTGCGCGGCTGTTGGGCGTGCCGACGCCCTCGCTCGAGGTGGAGGAGGGCGCGGCGCGCGCCGAGGACGTCCTCCTCCAGCGCGTGCTGGACGTGGGGCGGCGCGCGGGTGTCGTGACGATGGACTTCGGGCTGCCCGCGCTTCGGGCGATGTACGACGTCTTCCACGCGAACCTGCGCGCGCGCTGGGCGTACGTCCCGGGGGCCTATGGCGGCGCGGTGACGCTCTTCCTGGCCGAGCAGAGCGAGCGCGCCCTGCCCGAGACGGCGCGGGACGGTGGCTGGTCACGCTGGGTGGGCGGAGGCGTGGAGGTGGTGCGACTGCCGGGGGACCATGACTCCATCCTCCTTGCGCCGGAGGTCGATGTCCTGGCCCGGGCGCTCGTCGCGCGGCTGCGGAGCGCGGGAGGGGACTGACCCCACGGTCCTTTCACGCGGGCGACAGCGGCAGGTCCTCGAGCCCCAGGGGCGGGTGGCCGGAGACACGCTCGACATCGGAGGTGACGGCGGCCATCTCTCCGGAGGCGATGGCCGTATACGTGCTGACCCACGCGTCCACCTGCCACTGGGGCGCGCCGTAGTGGGCGCGTGAGCGGTAGGCCTCGTCGATGCTCTCGGCGTAGTAGCGGACGGGCTTGCCGAGCCGGCGGGTGAGCACCTGGGCGATGTCGTCGAAGCCCAACGCGGTGGGGCCCGTCAGGGTGTACGTCTGCCCGCGATGCGGCTCCGGATGCAGCAGCACGGCGGTGGCGACGTCGGCGATGTCCGACTGCGCGACGGCGGCGACGCGCCCATTGCCCGCGGGGCCTCGGATGATGCCGTCCTCTCCGGCCAGCATCGGCAGGAAGTCCAGGTAGAGGCTGTCGCGCAGGATGACCGACGCGAAGCGCTGCTCGCGCAGCTTCTGCTCGGTGGCCCAGTGGTCCCTGGCGAAGGTGAACGTCGCGTGGGGCGCCGCGCCCTGGAACGACGTGTAGACGAGCATTTGCACTCCCACCGAGGCCGCGGTCTCGATGAACGCGAAGTGCTCGTCGAGCCGCGCGGGGGACTCCGTCGCGGACACGAAGAGCACCGTCTTCATGCCCTCCAGCGCCCGGGCGAGCGCGTCCCGGTCCTGGTACGTCGCGACGCGCACCTCGGCGCCGGGGAGGCGGGGCGCCCGCTGCGCGTCGCGGACGATGAGCCGCTGGGGGACCCCCTTCTCGGCGAGGTGCCTCGCGACGCGCCCGCCCAGCTTGCCGGTGCAGCCGGTGACGGCAATCGATGGCTCCGTCATGGATTCTCCCTGGGGACCTCAGTTCGTCTGCGACATCCGGAGGACGGGCTTGAGCGTGTCGCCCTTCTCGGAGTCCTTGGCCGCCTCGTTGATCTGCGCCAGCGGATAGAACTTCACCAGCTTGTCGAACGGGAACTTGCCCTGGGAGTAGAGGTCGATGAGCTGGGGGATGAAGACATCCGGCACGCTGTCGCCCTCGATGATGCCCCGGATGCTCTTGCCGGGGACCATCAGGTTGTTCACGTCGAAGCTCGCGTCGGTGCCCATGGGGGGCGCGCCCACGACGCCACACGTCCCCAGGATGTCGAGCGCGTCCACGGCCTGCCGCAGCACCTTGGGGTGGCCGGTGGACTCGAGCGTGAAGTCCACGCCCTTGCCGCCGGTGACGCAGCGGATGAACTCCACCGCGTCCTCGTCCTGGCCATTCACCGCGTGCGTGGCGCCCAGCTCCAGCGCGAGCTTCAGCCGGTGGGGCTTGGTGTCCACGGCGATGATAGTGGTGGCGCCCGCGAGCTTCGCGGCCATGATGGCGGAGAGGCCCACCGCGCCGGAGCCGAACGCCGCGAACGAGCGCCCCGCGCCGACCTTCATCGAGTTGAGCACCGCGCCCGCGCCGGTGGAGATGCCGCAGCCCAGGGGCCCGAGCAGCTCCAGCGGCACGTCCTTGCGCACCTTGACGACGTTGCGCTCGGTGGCGATGGCCAGCGTGCTGAAGGAGGACTGGCCGAAGAAGTGGTCGTGCAGTGGCTTGCCGTCCTTCTGCGTCGCGGTGGAGCCGTCGATGCGCCCGCCGCCCATGTTGCGCGCGAAGAACTCCCGGCAGTAGGCCGGGTGCCCGGACTGACACAGGTCGCACTTGCCGCAGAAGGTGAAGGCCATGACCACGTGGTCGCCCGGCACCACCTTCGTCACCCGGCTGCCCACGCGCTCGACGATGCCCGCGCCCTCGTGGCCGAGCACCGCCGGCAGCGGCACCGGGTAGTACTGGTCCCGGATGATCATGTCCGTGTGGCACATGCCGGTGGCGACCATGCGGACGAGCACCTCGTCGGCCTGGGGCGCGTCGATGGTGACGTCCTCGAGTTGGAACGGACCGCCCTTCTTCCAGACGACCGCGGCCTTGGCCTGGGCTTGCTCGCTCATGGACTGCGTCCTCCTTCGCTTCCGGTACCCACCAACGGTACGGATGGCCCGGAGGGCAGGGGAGCCTGCCGTGTGCCTCGAAGGGAACGCGGGCAGGCCCGCCCGTGCCCGCCTGCCGGGACGGACGAGCCTGCGGGCATGCGCAGGGTGGCTACTTCTCCCGGACGCCGATGCGATACCCCTTGGCGCTCGTGCACTCCCCCACCTGCTGCACCACGGTGAGCAGGTCTCTGGGGACCAGGACACGGCTCAGGAGGATGACGTTGCCGCTGCCGTCGCCAATCTCCTTGTTGGAGGCGTCGCGGACGCGGATGCGCGCGCCCGGGATGGCGCTGGTGACGGCGACGAAGTTCGTGCCCGGGAGCGGCGGCTGGATGCGCGGCGCCGGGAGCATGAAGCACGGCTCCGCGGGCTGTGATTGCAGCGGGGTGCCCTTCTCACACAGCGTCTGCTGGACGACCAGCACCTCGTCTTGCTTGAGCGGCCGGCCCAGGGGCGTGGCGAAGTCGTAGTGGGGGAACCAGGAGACGGGCGTGGAGAAGCCGCCCGCGGGCCCCGCGCCGGGCACGCGCAGCTCCGTCCGGGTGCCATGCGTGAGCCCGCTGAGGGAGACGAGCTCCTGTCCGGCGAAGGTCCGGGGCGGAGCGAGCACGGGCGGCGGCAGGCTCGCGGGCGCCTTCACCACCTTCTGCGGCGCGGAGACGGGGCTCTTGTCGTCGCAGAGGGAGATCTGCGCCTCCATCACGTAGTCCACCTCGAGGGGTGTCTTCCCCGGCCGCAGCGCGGTCCAGTCGGAGGAGCTGAGGCCCATCACGGGCGCGCCACCATTCACGGTGACGGTCACCGTGGCGTTGGGCACGTGACGCACCGAGATGACCTCCGAGCACTCGTGGATGAGCGTCGGATCGATGGCGGGCGCGGGGAGGCCCGCGGGGTAGTCCGCGGTGTGGTCGCGGACGGGGATGGCGGGGGACTCGAGGGAGAGGGCTCCGCTCTTCTCCTGTCGCACGGTGACCTGCTGGCCCTTCTCCAGGCGAGGCACCTTGAACACCTCCTGGCTGGGATTGCGCGCGATGAGGGTGTCCACGTCGGTGCCGTCGATGCGCAGGGTGACCTTCGCGTCGAGCACCGCCCCCCTCACGGAGACCCGCGTCCCGCATGCGTAGAGTGGGTCGACGACGATGGGGGGCGAGAGGAACGTCGGGTCGTCGGGGAAGCTGACGGGCACTTCCACCCCCGTTGGACTCGGGGCGTTGCAGGCCGCTTCCAACACGCCGATGTGCTTGAGGTACAGGTCCCG
The genomic region above belongs to Myxococcus guangdongensis and contains:
- a CDS encoding NAD(P)-dependent alcohol dehydrogenase, translated to MSEQAQAKAAVVWKKGGPFQLEDVTIDAPQADEVLVRMVATGMCHTDMIIRDQYYPVPLPAVLGHEGAGIVERVGSRVTKVVPGDHVVMAFTFCGKCDLCQSGHPAYCREFFARNMGGGRIDGSTATQKDGKPLHDHFFGQSSFSTLAIATERNVVKVRKDVPLELLGPLGCGISTGAGAVLNSMKVGAGRSFAAFGSGAVGLSAIMAAKLAGATTIIAVDTKPHRLKLALELGATHAVNGQDEDAVEFIRCVTGGKGVDFTLESTGHPKVLRQAVDALDILGTCGVVGAPPMGTDASFDVNNLMVPGKSIRGIIEGDSVPDVFIPQLIDLYSQGKFPFDKLVKFYPLAQINEAAKDSEKGDTLKPVLRMSQTN
- a CDS encoding SDR family oxidoreductase, translated to MTEPSIAVTGCTGKLGGRVARHLAEKGVPQRLIVRDAQRAPRLPGAEVRVATYQDRDALARALEGMKTVLFVSATESPARLDEHFAFIETAASVGVQMLVYTSFQGAAPHATFTFARDHWATEQKLREQRFASVILRDSLYLDFLPMLAGEDGIIRGPAGNGRVAAVAQSDIADVATAVLLHPEPHRGQTYTLTGPTALGFDDIAQVLTRRLGKPVRYYAESIDEAYRSRAHYGAPQWQVDAWVSTYTAIASGEMAAVTSDVERVSGHPPLGLEDLPLSPA